From one Tetragenococcus osmophilus genomic stretch:
- a CDS encoding PTS sugar transporter subunit IIA, with the protein MIILSGHNKYGKNLLDSAEMIGGKQKNIYTVDFTEDMSVKDIYNSYENIAEDTDEDILILSDIPGGSPANAALLYKNQHKQVRVFTGLNLTMLLSLIMGESVSSSIESAINSIKEL; encoded by the coding sequence ATGATTATACTGAGTGGACATAACAAATATGGGAAGAATCTTTTAGACAGTGCTGAAATGATTGGGGGAAAACAAAAAAATATCTATACGGTAGATTTTACGGAAGATATGTCAGTAAAAGATATTTATAATTCTTATGAAAATATCGCAGAAGATACTGATGAAGATATTTTAATTTTAAGTGATATCCCTGGTGGTAGTCCAGCAAACGCTGCATTGTTGTATAAAAATCAACATAAACAAGTAAGAGTTTTTACTGGTTTGAACTTGACTATGTTGCTTTCTTTAATTATGGGAGAATCGGTTAGTAGTAGTATTGAGAGTGCTATTAATAGCATAAAAGAACTGTGA
- a CDS encoding PTS mannose/fructose/sorbose/N-acetylgalactosamine transporter subunit IIC yields the protein MLATWQIIILILLSFFSILDSISLNIGMQYPVIVGTIVGIIVGDIQLGLMIGATLQLMVLGVGTYGGASIPDFTSGAIVGTVFAHTTGNGLEFALALAVPVGILMVQLDVLARFTNTLFLHRTDKSIEQADSKKVAKNIVLGIIPWGLSRAIPIAIMLIFGQNVVDIIVNKMPDWLMGGLEVAGGLLPVVGIAVLLKYLPTTSYFPYLLVGFFFASYLETPMLGVAIIGLALAIIHFKQANQKVMQKNAGSQLNGNISEGEYEDGEYEE from the coding sequence ATGCTTGCTACATGGCAAATTATAATTTTAATTTTGTTATCTTTTTTCTCTATTCTTGATAGTATATCTCTGAATATAGGTATGCAATACCCCGTAATTGTAGGTACCATTGTGGGAATTATTGTAGGGGATATTCAATTAGGATTAATGATTGGAGCTACTTTACAATTAATGGTATTAGGAGTAGGTACTTATGGAGGCGCTTCTATTCCTGATTTTACTTCAGGTGCAATTGTAGGTACAGTATTTGCTCATACTACTGGTAATGGTTTGGAATTTGCGCTAGCCTTGGCGGTTCCTGTAGGAATACTAATGGTGCAATTAGATGTATTAGCTCGTTTTACAAATACACTCTTTTTACATCGAACGGATAAAAGCATTGAACAAGCCGATTCTAAAAAAGTAGCTAAAAATATAGTATTAGGCATTATCCCATGGGGCCTTTCCAGAGCAATTCCTATAGCTATTATGCTGATTTTTGGACAAAATGTAGTTGATATCATAGTCAATAAAATGCCTGATTGGTTAATGGGCGGGTTGGAAGTTGCTGGTGGCCTTCTACCTGTTGTAGGTATAGCAGTGTTATTAAAATACCTTCCAACAACAAGCTATTTCCCTTATTTACTCGTTGGTTTTTTCTTTGCCTCCTACCTAGAAACACCAATGTTAGGAGTGGCGATTATTGGCCTAGCTTTAGCGATTATTCATTTTAAACAAGCAAATCAAAAAGTAATGCAAAAAAATGCGGGCTCGCAGTTAAATGGAAATATTTCTGAAGGAGAGTACGAAGATGGAGAGTATGAAGAATAA
- a CDS encoding HTH domain-containing protein, translating to MNIQYTDSKTRRFTIFKRLLNYEHLSYQQLSEEYFVSRSSIANDISYIKKQFAKEELLLTFDNSGTFFNGNEIKV from the coding sequence ATGAATATTCAGTATACTGACAGCAAAACTAGAAGATTTACTATATTTAAAAGGTTATTAAACTACGAGCATTTGAGTTACCAGCAACTTTCTGAAGAATATTTTGTTTCTAGAAGTAGTATTGCAAATGATATTTCATATATAAAAAAACAATTCGCCAAAGAAGAATTATTACTGACTTTTGATAACTCAGGAACTTTTTTTAATGGAAATGAAATAAAGGTCTAA
- a CDS encoding glycoside hydrolase family 38 C-terminal domain-containing protein, whose protein sequence is MKNVYIVPHVHWDREWYFSAEESKILLVNDLKEVLDFLEANPEYPSYILDGQTSIIKDFSALCPEEMPRFKKLVEDGRLIIGPWYTQTDEMVVGGESIVRNLLYGIKDSREFGEPMKIGYLPDSFGQSAQIPQILNNFEITRSVFWRGISERYGTDKTEFNWAGSAGSKVTTQLLPLGYAIGKYLPIEEAPLKKRMDKYFAVLDKGATTENIIIPNGHDQMPIQKNISEVIIALKKLYPDRNFILGRFEDIFEEIEKTDLPEVQGEFIDGKYSRVHRSIYSTRMDLKASNVQVENKITNILEPLMSIAYALGFDYQEGTVEAIWKDLMVNHAHDSMAACCSDKVHAEILARYNSVEERIDRLIDFYMRKISEATTDYKETEKLVVYNLFQNFRKKTVRCEVISKKSDFVILDQYGNEIPYQVLNKKVIDPGLIDRQIVHYGDYEPFIQYEVEFTVNIKSVGYKTLYIVQGEHEQTTIETRDNVIENVNYKIEAQMNGTINVYDKRSGKLYKEVLGLENVADDGDEYDFSPLENDQPLYSVDSVTASINVIQYKESQELYIRYQWSIPSDMEERKNKTMNGKLGIEIAIQLTQNDCYIPFEITVDNDSKDQRTRLLVPTQIASKLSTADNQFGLVQRPVIDEAINVWEKEDWDERPDAIYPFLSTAALSEPGHTAAVFTNSTREYEIVGKNFETIAITLFRSVGILGKEDLLRRPGRPSGIKMKTPNSQMLGRLKLSLALFFTNEGFDEANVLYYAKEFLTPIYTYNQIPYNAMKLNKENIQVENEYSLFDLAETNLIMSTIKKAEGSDIILTRLFNGSQKAETFPGKVERYRLNETLYGLRVDEVLEPSEIGTFRIK, encoded by the coding sequence ATGAAAAATGTATATATAGTCCCTCATGTTCATTGGGATAGAGAATGGTATTTTTCTGCAGAGGAATCGAAAATTTTATTAGTAAATGATTTAAAAGAGGTATTAGATTTTCTTGAGGCTAACCCAGAATACCCTAGTTATATATTAGACGGACAAACGTCTATTATAAAAGACTTTTCTGCCTTATGCCCTGAAGAGATGCCGCGTTTTAAAAAATTAGTTGAAGATGGGCGACTAATTATTGGACCTTGGTATACTCAAACGGATGAAATGGTAGTAGGAGGAGAATCGATTGTTAGAAATTTACTATATGGTATAAAAGATAGTCGAGAATTTGGAGAACCTATGAAAATTGGCTACTTACCCGACTCGTTTGGTCAATCTGCTCAAATACCTCAGATTTTAAATAATTTTGAAATAACTCGTTCGGTTTTTTGGCGGGGTATTTCAGAGCGTTATGGTACGGACAAGACAGAATTTAATTGGGCAGGATCCGCAGGTTCTAAGGTCACTACACAATTATTACCGTTAGGATATGCTATTGGCAAGTACTTACCAATAGAAGAAGCTCCATTAAAAAAGAGAATGGATAAATACTTTGCAGTGCTTGATAAAGGGGCTACAACTGAAAATATAATTATACCTAATGGACACGACCAGATGCCTATTCAGAAAAATATTTCAGAAGTAATTATTGCTTTAAAAAAATTATATCCTGATCGCAATTTTATATTAGGTCGTTTTGAGGATATTTTTGAAGAAATTGAAAAAACAGATCTGCCAGAAGTTCAAGGGGAATTCATTGATGGAAAATATAGTCGAGTTCATCGAAGTATTTATTCTACAAGAATGGATTTGAAAGCTAGTAACGTTCAGGTTGAAAATAAAATTACCAACATTCTAGAACCGCTAATGTCAATTGCTTATGCTTTAGGTTTTGATTATCAAGAGGGGACAGTAGAAGCTATATGGAAAGACTTAATGGTGAACCATGCTCATGATAGTATGGCAGCTTGCTGTTCAGATAAAGTTCACGCAGAAATATTAGCACGTTACAATAGCGTCGAAGAAAGAATTGATCGTTTGATTGATTTTTATATGAGAAAAATTTCGGAAGCTACAACTGATTATAAAGAGACGGAAAAACTAGTCGTTTATAACCTTTTTCAAAATTTTCGTAAAAAAACTGTTCGTTGTGAAGTAATTTCTAAGAAAAGTGATTTCGTAATTTTGGACCAATATGGTAATGAAATTCCTTACCAAGTATTAAATAAAAAAGTTATTGACCCAGGTTTAATAGATCGACAAATTGTTCACTATGGTGATTATGAACCATTTATTCAGTATGAAGTCGAGTTTACTGTCAATATAAAATCAGTAGGTTATAAAACTTTATATATAGTTCAAGGGGAACATGAGCAAACGACGATAGAAACAAGAGACAATGTAATTGAAAATGTAAACTATAAAATTGAAGCACAAATGAACGGGACAATTAATGTTTACGATAAGAGAAGTGGCAAACTTTACAAGGAAGTGTTAGGGCTGGAAAATGTTGCAGATGATGGTGATGAGTATGATTTTTCTCCGTTAGAAAATGACCAACCATTATATTCAGTTGATTCAGTCACTGCTTCAATCAATGTAATTCAATATAAAGAATCTCAAGAATTATATATTCGATATCAATGGTCTATTCCAAGTGATATGGAAGAACGTAAAAATAAAACTATGAATGGAAAGCTAGGGATTGAAATTGCTATTCAATTAACACAAAATGATTGCTATATTCCATTTGAAATTACAGTGGATAATGATAGCAAAGACCAAAGAACACGTTTATTAGTCCCTACACAAATAGCCAGTAAGCTTTCTACTGCTGATAACCAATTTGGGCTTGTACAACGTCCAGTTATTGACGAGGCGATAAATGTTTGGGAAAAAGAAGATTGGGACGAGCGTCCAGATGCAATTTATCCATTTTTAAGTACTGCGGCCCTAAGCGAGCCTGGTCATACAGCAGCTGTTTTTACAAATAGTACGCGAGAATATGAAATAGTTGGTAAGAATTTTGAAACCATTGCTATTACATTATTCAGAAGTGTAGGGATTTTAGGAAAAGAAGATCTTTTACGTAGACCAGGAAGGCCATCGGGGATAAAAATGAAAACACCGAATTCGCAAATGTTAGGTCGCTTAAAATTATCACTTGCTTTATTTTTTACAAACGAAGGATTTGATGAAGCAAATGTTTTGTATTATGCCAAGGAATTCTTAACACCAATATACACATATAATCAAATACCATATAATGCGATGAAGCTAAATAAAGAGAATATTCAAGTCGAAAATGAATATAGTCTATTTGATCTAGCAGAAACTAATTTGATTATGAGTACGATCAAGAAAGCTGAAGGAAGTGACATAATTTTAACTCGTTTATTTAATGGATCCCAAAAAGCAGAGACATTTCCAGGAAAAGTGGAGCGTTATCGGTTAAATGAAACGTTATATGGTTTACGTGTTGATGAAGTTTTAGAACCGAGCGAAATTGGTACATTTCGAATTAAATAA
- the mngA gene encoding PTS 2-O-a-mannosyl-D-glycerate transporter subunit IIABC has product MNLADATNQNLIFLNQTFNTKEEVFEFVAKKFVKEGIIEDKESYLSAVFDREKETPTGFENGMAIPHGKSEAVRKAAFAVVQLNSPLEKYESLDPNNRVEILFLLAIPEHEDRGHLDLLAQLATRLSDKNYTEGFKNARSVSQVLNLLSNNNVEHNDEEQVTGNKGFILGITACAAGIAHTYMAAEEISKEASRRGYQAKIEKQGAKGIEDRITRQDIDKAVGIIFAHDVALKETNRFVNLPQVDVNVAEPIKNSSKVLDALFERTKNFVPNNQKDTETFDEEPSKGVWSEIKDSVMTGISYIIPLIIAGGMISTVAVLITQVFGLQEIADQEGSWLYLLNGLGGDLLNTMMLPVLSGYMAYSLADKPGLAPGFAGGLAAITIDSGFLGAMLSGLLAGFVMKWMKENINPKGVFSSFVTFWVYPVIGSLVVGCIMLFLLGRPVAAINNSLISWLDTLQGTNALIMGAVLGMMVSFDLGGPVNKAAYAFCIGAMSNGNFAPYCAFASVKMVSAFSLSAACFLQKELFTEQEREIGTQTWILGLAGITEGAIPFAMGDPIRVIGSFIAGSLVTGAIVMSSGIGLSVPGAGIFSMFLLEGGSNGLMNAVVWLGAALIGAILSTILLIITRRQKLHKQNA; this is encoded by the coding sequence ATGAATTTGGCGGACGCAACAAATCAAAATTTAATTTTTTTAAACCAAACGTTTAATACTAAAGAAGAAGTTTTTGAATTTGTCGCTAAGAAATTTGTAAAAGAAGGAATTATAGAGGATAAAGAAAGTTATTTGTCAGCGGTATTTGATCGAGAAAAAGAGACACCAACTGGTTTTGAAAACGGGATGGCTATACCACATGGGAAATCAGAAGCGGTACGTAAGGCAGCTTTTGCTGTAGTGCAATTAAATTCTCCTCTTGAAAAATATGAAAGTCTTGACCCTAATAATCGGGTGGAAATACTCTTTCTGTTAGCTATTCCAGAACATGAAGATCGTGGACATTTAGATTTATTAGCACAGTTGGCTACGCGTTTATCAGATAAAAATTATACAGAAGGATTTAAAAATGCGAGATCAGTAAGTCAGGTATTGAATTTATTAAGCAATAATAATGTTGAGCATAATGATGAAGAGCAAGTGACAGGAAACAAAGGATTCATTTTGGGAATTACAGCATGTGCAGCAGGAATAGCACATACGTACATGGCTGCTGAAGAAATTAGCAAAGAAGCGAGTCGTCGTGGCTATCAAGCAAAAATTGAAAAACAAGGGGCAAAAGGTATTGAGGACCGTATTACTAGACAGGATATAGATAAAGCGGTAGGTATTATATTTGCTCATGATGTAGCCTTAAAAGAAACTAATCGTTTTGTAAATCTTCCTCAGGTTGATGTAAACGTTGCTGAGCCTATTAAAAATTCTAGTAAAGTTTTAGATGCTTTGTTTGAAAGAACAAAAAATTTTGTACCAAATAATCAAAAAGATACCGAAACTTTTGATGAAGAGCCATCTAAGGGAGTTTGGTCGGAAATTAAGGACTCTGTTATGACAGGGATTTCTTATATTATTCCTTTAATTATTGCTGGCGGTATGATATCAACAGTTGCAGTTTTAATTACTCAAGTCTTTGGGCTACAGGAGATAGCCGACCAAGAAGGGAGTTGGCTGTATTTATTAAATGGTCTGGGTGGCGACTTATTAAATACGATGATGTTACCGGTTCTTTCTGGGTATATGGCATATTCACTTGCTGATAAACCGGGTCTAGCTCCAGGCTTTGCTGGAGGACTTGCGGCAATAACAATTGACAGTGGTTTTTTAGGAGCGATGTTATCTGGGCTATTGGCCGGCTTTGTCATGAAATGGATGAAAGAAAATATCAATCCAAAAGGTGTATTTTCTAGTTTTGTCACATTTTGGGTCTATCCAGTAATAGGTTCATTGGTTGTCGGTTGTATTATGCTGTTTCTGCTAGGTAGACCAGTCGCAGCAATAAATAATAGTTTAATTAGTTGGTTAGATACATTACAAGGAACTAATGCTTTAATTATGGGAGCGGTTTTAGGGATGATGGTGTCTTTTGATCTAGGTGGACCGGTAAATAAAGCAGCTTATGCTTTTTGTATCGGTGCAATGTCTAATGGAAACTTCGCTCCTTATTGTGCTTTTGCTTCTGTGAAGATGGTTTCAGCATTTTCGCTTTCGGCTGCGTGTTTTTTGCAAAAAGAACTATTTACTGAACAAGAACGAGAAATTGGAACTCAAACTTGGATTTTAGGGTTGGCTGGTATTACAGAAGGAGCTATTCCCTTTGCGATGGGAGACCCTATACGGGTGATTGGTTCATTTATTGCTGGCTCATTAGTAACAGGAGCTATTGTAATGAGTAGTGGGATTGGATTAAGTGTTCCTGGAGCAGGAATTTTTTCCATGTTTTTATTAGAAGGTGGTAGTAATGGGCTTATGAATGCAGTGGTTTGGTTAGGTGCTGCTTTAATTGGTGCTATACTGTCTACAATTTTATTAATTATAACAAGAAGACAAAAGCTGCATAAACAAAATGCATGA
- a CDS encoding helix-turn-helix domain-containing protein — MKLEQETEIGNQIAMYREKAGLTQQKLGDKIGLTQDQIGLLERGQRNWKLSTLIKLTNVLDINLVTLFQPFEQSDEKVNQLIKKIEHSPKKEVFIKAFNDILDASKEN, encoded by the coding sequence ATGAAATTAGAACAAGAAACAGAAATTGGAAATCAAATCGCTATGTATCGAGAAAAAGCTGGTTTAACTCAACAAAAATTAGGCGATAAAATCGGTCTAACACAGGATCAAATTGGATTGTTAGAACGTGGGCAACGAAATTGGAAGTTGAGTACTCTGATAAAACTAACAAATGTACTCGATATAAATTTAGTTACTCTTTTTCAGCCTTTTGAACAAAGTGATGAAAAGGTAAATCAACTCATTAAAAAAATTGAACATAGTCCTAAAAAAGAAGTTTTTATTAAAGCATTTAATGATATTTTGGATGCCTCAAAGGAAAACTAA
- a CDS encoding MurR/RpiR family transcriptional regulator, which yields MKFEERILLNSIRFTDMEDDIIAYLLEYRDIIDEVKITSLAKRFFTSPNTIVRLAHKLGYSGFSELKYLIKQENKHTNYDNEDKSVLLKNFEIIDTKDNYEILEQLINTARINFYSIGQTAYVTKVIVDNFYSIDYKSFFYNYPNELNHVITHGNNEVIFFISLSGQKEQLLKLAREAKNYGHTVITLTHLNKNPLTSMGDFNLFCFSPEQRIEEYNVTDKTPILLIMNNLFKQYAHRLGKTINIV from the coding sequence ATGAAATTTGAAGAGAGGATTTTGCTAAATTCTATTCGTTTTACAGATATGGAAGATGACATCATTGCATATCTGCTAGAATACCGAGATATCATTGATGAGGTTAAGATTACCTCATTAGCTAAACGTTTTTTCACTTCACCAAATACGATTGTGCGTTTAGCTCATAAGTTAGGATACTCTGGTTTTTCGGAGTTAAAGTATTTGATTAAGCAAGAAAATAAACATACAAATTATGATAATGAAGATAAATCGGTGTTACTAAAGAATTTTGAAATTATAGATACAAAAGACAATTATGAGATTTTAGAACAATTAATAAATACAGCTAGAATAAACTTTTATTCCATCGGACAAACAGCGTATGTAACTAAAGTTATTGTCGATAATTTTTACTCTATTGATTACAAATCTTTTTTTTATAATTACCCTAATGAATTAAACCATGTTATTACGCATGGGAACAACGAAGTAATTTTTTTCATTAGTTTATCCGGGCAAAAGGAACAACTTCTAAAGCTAGCACGTGAAGCTAAAAATTATGGACATACAGTTATAACATTAACTCATCTAAATAAAAATCCGCTAACTAGCATGGGAGATTTTAATTTGTTTTGTTTCTCGCCAGAACAAAGAATTGAAGAATATAATGTTACAGATAAGACTCCAATTCTTTTAATTATGAACAATCTATTTAAACAATATGCTCATCGCTTAGGAAAAACTATAAATATTGTGTAA
- a CDS encoding PTS system mannose/fructose/N-acetylgalactosamine-transporter subunit IIB, whose amino-acid sequence MIVSIRIDERLIHGQVATMWTNHLKADRIIVIDDEIVHDEMEKDVLKMAKPSSCKLSILTTRGAANRINAGKYENERVFILVKNPTTLVALLKNNLDLIEVNVGNMSSKKDSKQITKSISLTEEDIEKFEVLNKRHVELFAQMTPNDEKRNFMNLLKEV is encoded by the coding sequence ATGATAGTTAGTATTCGAATAGATGAACGTTTAATTCATGGACAAGTGGCTACAATGTGGACTAACCATTTAAAAGCCGACCGTATCATTGTAATAGATGATGAAATTGTTCATGATGAGATGGAAAAAGATGTTTTAAAGATGGCAAAGCCTAGCTCGTGTAAATTAAGTATTTTAACGACTAGGGGAGCTGCTAACAGAATCAATGCGGGTAAGTATGAAAACGAACGAGTATTTATATTAGTAAAAAATCCCACTACTTTAGTTGCGCTATTAAAAAATAATTTAGACCTGATAGAAGTCAATGTTGGAAATATGTCCAGTAAAAAAGATTCAAAGCAGATCACTAAGTCAATTAGTCTTACAGAAGAAGACATAGAAAAATTTGAAGTTTTAAATAAGCGTCATGTAGAGTTATTCGCGCAGATGACACCAAATGATGAAAAGAGAAACTTTATGAATTTATTAAAGGAGGTGTGA